The Carassius auratus strain Wakin unplaced genomic scaffold, ASM336829v1 scaf_tig00214183_4049273_7079891, whole genome shotgun sequence genomic interval TGTGTTTCTAGATCTGTTGTGATATCAATATTGTGttgacaaatattttgtaacgATGCTGCATAAGGAAGAATTTTTGTTAAGTTGGATAACTGAATCTTCTCTTAACACACtaagacaaataaatgtatttagaatGTAACCGAGTACATGTGTTGTGAAGAACATATATGTCATGTCCCTGTTAGCGTGAAGCACAGACTTGTTTGAAAATACACAGCCGTTCATCTTTTTTGACTCATGAGTCTGACAAGTGGCTTGAAAAATGTGCAACCTATCAAGGAATCACTGGCTGACAAACACTGAACGGTGAACATTTTTCGGCCATGTTGTTGAGTGATTGGGAAATTGTTCTTAAGATGTCTTCTGCATGAACATGTGGAAAATTTAGACACATTAATTCTGAAAAATTGCATGATTGAATTAATTTCTTGcaaatttgcatttacatttttttcaattaaatcattctaataaaggATTTTCTATTTCAGATGTTCCTGTCCATTTTATTTGCAGCAGTGGGTGTAGTCGGCGCCCTTTATAGTTTCATAGTGGCGCTGATGGGTCTAATCAATGGGCCATACTGTAAATCTAACCTTATTTGGGGGACTCCCTTCAAAAACCTGTAAGAGACACACCTCAGTACTTTAGAGCATGTAATGGCAATTCTTagtgtttaaatatgtttaaatgtgttttgtctCTCAGAACTGAGAGTTACCTTAAGGACCGTAACACTTGGGAAACTTGCACAGAGCCAAACAATGTGGTGGAGTTTAATGTGGGTCTGTTCTCAACACTGCTGGTGACCAGTGCCCTGCAGCTCATCCTCTGTGCCACACAGATGATCAACGGCCTCTTCGGTTGCCTCTGTGGAACTTGCAAAGAGAAAGGGGTGAGACACTAACGTTAGTTGAGGAATAAGGAGAGTGGTGAATGAGGAATACAAGGAAAGCTCTAATACATcagtgttaaatatatatattttgaaaaacagtccaaaacatgtttaaaaacaatCTATTAGCCGTGATTTAGCCATAACATTACATCaattttactgaaaaattaaTAGTGAGGCCTTCTGACGTCACACTATACACAAATGAGACTCAGAAAGTGTCTTACGTGTTGTTTCAACACAACAAAAATATGCTAGTTAAGCATTCGATGAGCAAACTTTAAGCCTTGCCACCAGACGACAGTGAATATTGAAGAAATATCAGACTTATGAATATTGAGATTGTCCAATCAGAATTAAAACTGCAGTCCGTGACCATTGTCTCTCCAtgggttaataaacagaactgcgtgCTTTTCGCGGAAGAACATTGTAAGCCGGAGCTATTTTTGATTCTCTCTGCTTATGTCCATGACGAATCACGCAAGTACCGGGCTACTCCGCAGCGGTTCCACCAGAAACAGTCTAAAATAGTCCGAGTATAAACGCTTACTATATGTGTACCGTAGTGATtcaggataaaaaataaaaataaataaaaacacggtttggaaaatggattcattgtgtacacgttaattatataaattgtatacattttgaacacaaaaaagtcatggactgcagctttaagtattaCAGAGAGATGCCTTTTTAGTATTTTTGCAGCAATGTTTTTACtttgttattcattttaatttccgTCAATGGCAGAACTCTCATCTGTAATTGAATTCAATAATAGgagtatttatttgaattttcacacttaaacagaaatattattataggACAATTGTCTCCTACCGTCTCCATAACATGGCTagcttacattttgtttttgtcattttttttattaagtgtaGGCCTACTGGCAGTAGGTTATATACACCTCAGTaatgaaaaaaagaggaaagagtAAGAGCAATAGTAGAAATTCTAGGAATTGTCTTTAAAACTGATGAAAGTATTGTTATTTTGTAGCCGCTGTAACCACCTGACTGCTCCGGGTGCCAGAGTTTACATCCCTCTGATCTACCATCCAGCATCCTTAACCAGCGCCCTCTTGTGGAAGATGCTAtctgaacattttaattaaggtTTATTTGTACTTTCTTTGTGTACGTTTAATCTTCTTGTCTCTTACTGATGTTTATAAGTTACGTTTTggattaatacagtttttttttttgtaatggctTAAAGtgtgaataatattttaaaggaaaatgcctTTAATTAATAGCATAACACTTGTTTTGTATCTGTTTTTTATagctttgaaattaaataaaaatactaaaatataaataaaatccaaaCTGTTAGACAGTGTGGTTTATATGTGTTTTGTTGGActttaattcacatttaatatcaCACAATTTAACTCTACACAGAAATCTATGATTTATTATCAAGTTAATTCAAATCACTTTAACAACACTAAAATAAATCATATGcatagttaaaaaaatacattcctGGTTTTacagagtcttttttttttatgaataatttaataacataaaat includes:
- the LOC113091295 gene encoding transmembrane 4 L6 family member 4-like — encoded protein: MCTGKCAFCVGTSLYPFAVISIICNIILFFPGWDVKYAQNGQITEEVKFMGGLIGGGILVLIPAFHIHLTGKQGCCANRCGMFLSILFAAVGVVGALYSFIVALMGLINGPYCKSNLIWGTPFKNLTESYLKDRNTWETCTEPNNVVEFNVGLFSTLLVTSALQLILCATQMINGLFGCLCGTCKEKGPL